A genomic stretch from Chryseobacterium sp. SNU WT5 includes:
- a CDS encoding ArsR/SmtB family transcription factor translates to MGASKTEHFSTTQNEMATLAKALGHPARIAILEHLLKVNECICGDIVAELPLAQPTVSQHLKEMKNAGIIKGNIEGNSVCYCIDEKVIEKLQFYFKDISSKLTVRSTCC, encoded by the coding sequence TTTTCAACAACACAAAATGAAATGGCAACCCTGGCGAAAGCGCTCGGACATCCTGCCAGAATTGCAATATTAGAGCATTTGTTAAAAGTGAACGAATGTATCTGTGGCGATATTGTAGCAGAACTTCCTTTAGCACAACCAACCGTTTCGCAACATTTAAAAGAAATGAAAAATGCCGGAATTATTAAAGGAAATATTGAAGGCAATTCTGTCTGCTATTGTATTGACGAAAAAGTCATTGAAAAACTTCAATTTTACTTTAAAGATATTTCGAGTAAATTAACAGTAAGAAGCACATGTTGTTAA